The Oncorhynchus keta strain PuntledgeMale-10-30-2019 unplaced genomic scaffold, Oket_V2 Un_contig_7098_pilon_pilon, whole genome shotgun sequence genome contains a region encoding:
- the LOC127926181 gene encoding LOW QUALITY PROTEIN: pre-mRNA 3'-end-processing factor FIP1-like (The sequence of the model RefSeq protein was modified relative to this genomic sequence to represent the inferred CDS: inserted 1 base in 1 codon) yields the protein SQEKEPGDDDDSDSDSDDDDDDVRVTIGDIKTGAPQYTTYGVAPVNLNIKTAGARPYGTGNKLKGVDLEAPGNINGVPVVEVDMETFEEKPWRKPGADLSDYFNYGFNXDTWKGYCDKQKRLRMGLEVVNISSTTSKITVQQGRTGNEKEVSLPIHTSKPDFPTPASLYKSSMNMNTTRISPPQWTAPPVQDMSYYTKTSGTIDVIGGGTATISRVEGRRRHNLEGNNIQVISEHSSSDAEQNPNKMPPFFPPGPLPPNIPPPPFLPPPPNVSQAPPLIPPPRIPMNVPPPGFPPPSGPPPSLIPTLDSSGHPGGYDVRPVPPYPFPTGGFPPPMTGGYPPPMPGVVSPWPPMMDQSKQWDYYPPGKPAYPPGKPAYPPGPGPGPGPRREDKREKERERPRERPHEREREREHSPSTMGYNSDEERYRGYREYQAERGYSGGDRGGGDRGGGERGGVDRGGDRGGGERGGDRGSGGERGGGGGERHRDRSSREKEERHRERRHREKEEGRHKSSRSSSRRRHDSEEGDGHRRHKHKKSKRSKEGKEPSDDMGGDQENQDTME from the exons tctcagGAGAAGGAGCCAGGAGATGATGACGACAGTGATAGCGACAGcgacgatgatgacgatgatgttCGTGTCACCATCGGAGACATCAAGACCGGAGCCCCACAGTACAC AACGTATGGAGTGGCTCCTGTTAACCTGAACATAAAGACAGCGGGAGCCAGACCCTATGGAACAG GAAACAAGTTAAAGGGTGTGGATCTGGAGGCCCCAGGAAACATCAATGGAGTCCCAGTAGTGGAGGTGGACATGGAGACGTTCGAGGAGAAAccctggaggaaaccag gtgctgaCCTGTCTGACTACTTTAACTATGGGTTCA GGGACACGTGGAAGGGCTACTGTGACAAACAGAAGAGGCTGAGGATGGGCCTGGAGGTCGTCAACATCTCCTCCACCACCAGTAAAATCACT GTTCAGCAGGGCAGGACGGGGAATGAGAAGGAAGTGAGTTTACCCATCCACACGTCCAAACCTGACTTCCCCACTCCAGCCAGCCTCTACAAGTCATCCATGAACATGAACACTACCAG GATCTCCCCCCCACAGTGGACTGCTCCCCCCGTCCAGGACATGTCCTACTATAC GAAGACCAGTGGTACGATCGACGTGATTGGAGGAGGGACCGCTACCATCAGCAGAGTGGAGGGACGACGAAGACACAACCTGGAGGGAAACAACAtccag GTGATTTCGGAACACTCGTCGTCGGACGCCGAGCAAAACCCCAACAAGATGCCCCCCTTCTTCCCCCCCGGCCCACTCCCCCCAAACATCCCTCCTCCCCcattccttccccctcctcccaacGTCAGCCAGGCTCCCCCTCTCATCCCCCCACCAA GAATACCTATGAATGTCCCTCCTCCTG gtttcCCTCCTCCCAGcggcccccctccctctctcatccccaccTTGGACAG caGTGGGCATCCAGGTGGATATGATGTTCGTCCTGTTCCACCATACCCCTTCCCCACAG GTGGTTTCCCTCCTCCTATGACCG gtggcTACCCTCCTCCTATGCCAGGTGTGGTGTCTCCATGGCCTCCTATGATGGACCAGTCTAAACAGTGGGACTACTACCCTCCAGGTAAACCTGCCTACCCTCCAGGTAAACCTGCCTACCCTCCAG GACCGGGACCGGGACCAGGACCCAGACGGGAGGacaagagggagaaggagagagagcgaccCAGGGAGAGACcacatgagagggagagagagcgagagcacagCCCCTCCACTATGGGCTACaacag TGACGAGGAGCGGTACCGTGGTTACCGGGAGTACCAGGCGGAGCGTGGCTACAGCGGCGGTGACCGTGGAGGAGGTGACCGCGGAGGGGGGGAGCGTGGCGGCGTAGACCGTGGAGGTGACCGTGGAGGGGGGGAGCGTGGCGGTGACCGTGGGAGTGGTGGTGAGCGTGGAGGTGGAGGCGGCGAGCGCCACAGAGACAGGTCGAGCcgtgagaaggaggagagacacagagagagaagacacagagagaaggaggaggggagacacAAGTCATCACGCAG